Proteins found in one Bartonella krasnovii genomic segment:
- the pal gene encoding peptidoglycan-associated lipoprotein Pal has product MCSTKNTLSRSLAILFLFCLCLGGCGKKNTGAFNGMNGAYMNDAGLNQVLPGSGQEFTVNVGDRVFFSLDSSSLDADAERILTRQAEWLLHYPYYSIMIEGHADERGTREYNLALGQRRAVAVRNYLVSLGVSAQRIQTISYGKERPVAVCDDISCWNQNRRAVTTLSGMNSH; this is encoded by the coding sequence ATGTGTTCTACCAAAAATACTCTCTCTCGTTCCTTAGCGATACTCTTTCTTTTCTGCCTGTGTTTGGGTGGATGTGGCAAAAAAAATACCGGTGCATTTAACGGTATGAATGGCGCTTATATGAATGATGCTGGTTTAAATCAGGTGTTACCAGGTTCAGGACAAGAATTTACGGTTAATGTGGGTGATCGTGTGTTTTTTAGTCTCGATTCTTCTTCATTGGATGCAGATGCTGAACGTATTTTAACGCGCCAAGCAGAATGGTTGCTTCATTATCCTTATTATTCTATTATGATTGAAGGTCATGCTGATGAGAGAGGGACACGTGAATATAACTTGGCACTTGGACAGCGCCGCGCTGTCGCTGTGCGGAATTATCTCGTGTCTCTTGGTGTGTCTGCGCAACGGATTCAAACAATTTCTTACGGAAAAGAAAGACCTGTCGCGGTATGTGATGATATTTCTTGTTGGAATCAAAATCGACGTGCTGTGACAACGCTAAGTGGTATGAACAGTCATTAA
- the ruvB gene encoding Holliday junction branch migration DNA helicase RuvB: MHKDEDQRLLGAAPLPNDPDRSLRPQVLDDFIGQEAARANLKIFIEAAKTRQEALDHVLFVGPPGLGKTTLSQIMAKELGVNFRSTSGPVIAKAGDLAALLTNLEERDVLFIDEIHRLNPAIEEILYPAMEDYQLDLIIGEGPAARSVKIDLAKFTLVAATTRLGLLTTPLRDRFGIPIRLNFYTIEELEYIVQRNARLFAVKISDDGAHEIARRARGTPRIAGRLLRRVCDFALVKKAKQIDRKIADEALSRLEVDHLGLDPLDRRYLLLIAETFLGGPVGIETIAAALSEPRDAIEDIVEPYLLQQGFIQRTARGRILTEKAWSHLGLAAPASTSIQKRTQLSDAQDNASLQATLWDGEDE, encoded by the coding sequence ATGCATAAAGATGAAGATCAACGCCTTTTAGGGGCTGCGCCCCTTCCCAACGATCCGGATCGTTCCTTAAGACCACAAGTTCTCGATGACTTTATTGGTCAAGAAGCAGCACGGGCTAATTTAAAAATATTTATTGAAGCTGCAAAAACACGGCAAGAAGCGCTAGATCATGTTTTGTTTGTAGGACCACCAGGACTGGGAAAAACAACGCTTTCACAGATTATGGCAAAAGAATTAGGGGTTAATTTTCGCTCTACTTCAGGACCGGTCATTGCTAAAGCAGGAGATTTAGCCGCTCTCTTGACCAATCTTGAAGAACGCGATGTCTTGTTTATTGATGAAATTCATCGCTTAAATCCGGCGATTGAAGAAATTCTTTATCCAGCGATGGAAGATTATCAACTCGATTTGATCATTGGGGAGGGGCCGGCGGCACGCTCGGTTAAAATTGATCTGGCTAAATTTACTTTAGTGGCGGCAACTACACGGTTGGGGCTTTTGACCACACCGCTCAGAGACCGTTTTGGCATCCCTATTCGTCTTAATTTTTATACGATAGAGGAATTGGAATATATTGTGCAGCGTAATGCGCGGCTTTTTGCTGTCAAGATTAGTGATGATGGTGCCCATGAAATTGCACGCCGGGCACGGGGGACCCCGCGCATTGCTGGACGGCTTTTACGGCGCGTTTGTGATTTTGCTTTGGTAAAAAAAGCAAAACAAATTGATCGAAAAATCGCCGATGAAGCGCTTTCGCGCCTTGAGGTCGATCATCTTGGACTTGATCCACTTGATCGGCGTTATTTGCTGCTGATTGCGGAAACTTTTCTAGGGGGACCGGTGGGCATTGAAACCATTGCGGCTGCTTTATCAGAACCCCGTGATGCTATTGAAGATATTGTTGAGCCCTATCTTCTCCAACAAGGTTTTATTCAAAGAACGGCTCGAGGACGCATTCTGACCGAAAAGGCGTGGAGCCATTTAGGACTTGCTGCGCCTGCTTCAACATCTATACAAAAGCGTACGCAACTTTCTGATGCCCAAGATAATGCATCACTGCAGGCAACTTTATGGGATGGGGAGGATGAGTGA
- the tolQ gene encoding protein TolQ, whose amino-acid sequence MPHGELMNPQTMGILHLFMQASLVVKVVMVGLLLASVWSWAIIFDKIFTYRRIRREIKKFERTFWSGKALEDLYVACKSQRTNSISAVFMAAMAEWKKSLEKGTHTSISLQSRIDKAMDLTLGRESEKIESKLGFLATLGSAGPFIGLFGTVIGIMESFLSISASQNTSLAIVAPGIAEALLATAIGLFAAIPAVIAYNKLTHESAHIIAQIENFADEFSTIVSRRIDETRTASSSL is encoded by the coding sequence ATGCCGCATGGTGAACTAATGAATCCGCAAACAATGGGAATTTTGCATTTGTTTATGCAAGCAAGTCTCGTCGTTAAAGTTGTTATGGTTGGGTTACTACTTGCTTCCGTCTGGAGTTGGGCCATTATTTTTGATAAAATTTTTACCTACCGGAGAATACGGCGTGAAATAAAGAAATTTGAACGGACTTTTTGGTCAGGCAAAGCGCTAGAAGATCTTTATGTCGCTTGTAAAAGCCAACGTACCAATAGCATATCGGCTGTTTTTATGGCTGCAATGGCTGAATGGAAAAAATCTCTTGAAAAAGGAACTCATACTTCAATCAGTTTGCAGAGCAGAATTGATAAGGCGATGGATCTAACACTGGGACGTGAAAGTGAAAAAATAGAATCAAAGTTAGGTTTTCTTGCAACACTAGGGTCTGCGGGGCCCTTTATCGGTCTTTTTGGAACAGTGATTGGTATTATGGAGTCTTTTCTTTCCATTTCTGCTTCTCAAAATACATCTCTTGCCATTGTCGCACCAGGAATTGCAGAAGCACTTTTGGCAACAGCTATTGGTTTGTTTGCAGCAATTCCAGCTGTTATTGCCTACAATAAGTTGACGCATGAAAGTGCGCACATCATTGCACAAATCGAAAATTTTGCTGATGAATTTTCAACAATTGTCTCGCGGCGTATTGATGAAACACGTACAGCATCTTCCTCTTTATAA
- a CDS encoding DUF1013 domain-containing protein, producing the protein MATQLLMPKATAVWLVDNTALSFEQIAEFCKLHVLEVKAIADGEAAYGIKGLNPINSGQLTRSEIARVEADQNARLKISQSRVHIPEKRRKGARYIPLSRRQDRPNGILWLVTNHPELKDAQIARLIGTTKATIEQIRLRTHWNSANLSPLDPVGLGLCSQIDLDFELQRAAKNRPVAAEEDRSLLPASVTENAALEENESEDNSHKTFDADKVFAKLNALQKNRQDQEEA; encoded by the coding sequence ATGGCAACGCAACTTTTGATGCCCAAAGCAACAGCTGTTTGGTTGGTTGATAATACAGCGCTTTCTTTTGAGCAGATTGCAGAATTTTGTAAATTGCATGTCTTGGAAGTAAAAGCTATTGCCGATGGTGAGGCAGCTTATGGTATTAAAGGTCTCAATCCGATTAACTCTGGACAATTGACGCGCAGTGAAATCGCACGGGTGGAGGCAGATCAAAACGCACGCTTGAAAATTTCTCAATCAAGGGTGCATATTCCTGAAAAAAGGCGTAAAGGAGCACGCTATATCCCTCTTTCTCGACGTCAAGATCGTCCCAATGGCATCTTATGGTTGGTTACGAATCATCCTGAGTTGAAAGATGCACAAATTGCAAGGTTGATTGGGACAACAAAAGCAACAATTGAACAAATTCGCCTTCGAACCCATTGGAATAGTGCCAATTTATCTCCTCTTGATCCTGTAGGGCTTGGCTTGTGTTCGCAAATCGATTTAGATTTTGAACTCCAGCGTGCGGCAAAAAATCGCCCTGTTGCTGCAGAAGAAGATAGGTCATTGCTTCCCGCCTCTGTGACGGAAAATGCCGCTCTAGAGGAAAATGAAAGTGAAGATAATTCCCACAAAACTTTTGATGCTGATAAAGTTTTTGCAAAATTGAATGCGCTGCAAAAAAATCGTCAAGATCAAGAAGAAGCATAA
- a CDS encoding cell envelope biogenesis protein TolA, translating to MNKDSYHSMKRGLALSLVVHVILISWGAVQFTNSVSLPQPLEAIPITLAPLSEEFSSQQGAVEAPLHAIPAVKPTTAPQEIEDARHIGEGQRDSLAPFQPKEKPRSVETTPPLPSEHASEISERREPTEAKTEEISKAAEEASKLTPEVPLSAPEEASKLTSEEPLSASEEASKLTPEEPLSAPEEASKLTPEIPLSAPEEASKLTPEIPLSAPEEASKLTPELPVEALEEVSKIVSKPVHKNEERILPKELAPTVQKAPAEQVVQQAPKIALPEKPLLPHFKPKFNKELPMKNGAALNQKTSKLNKKNKEEKTIEDILALEENNLLNRARSQGGGAKRSHTPEALGARKNIHDTTKMAQTLVNIAGGCIQQKLKLVALGGDLKNRPIVRLRFYLDREGMVVGEPIIDPISGLKSQQAIMIRQVYAAVFSCQPYVDLPRDQYDLWGQGFDFNVDPLQEIR from the coding sequence ATGAACAAAGACTCCTATCATAGTATGAAACGAGGCTTGGCTTTATCCCTTGTGGTCCATGTTATTTTGATCAGTTGGGGGGCTGTTCAATTTACAAACTCTGTTTCTTTACCACAACCCTTGGAAGCAATTCCCATCACTCTTGCACCCTTGAGCGAAGAGTTTTCTTCTCAACAAGGCGCTGTGGAAGCGCCACTCCATGCAATCCCCGCTGTTAAACCAACCACTGCCCCCCAAGAGATAGAAGATGCTCGCCATATTGGAGAAGGACAACGAGATAGTCTTGCACCTTTTCAGCCAAAAGAAAAGCCGCGCTCCGTTGAGACAACACCACCCCTACCAAGTGAGCACGCATCGGAAATATCTGAACGTAGGGAACCAACAGAAGCAAAAACAGAAGAGATTTCAAAAGCAGCGGAAGAAGCATCAAAGCTTACCCCTGAGGTACCTTTGAGCGCTCCAGAAGAAGCATCAAAGCTTACCTCTGAGGAGCCTTTAAGCGCTTCAGAAGAAGCATCAAAGCTTACCCCTGAGGAGCCTTTGAGCGCTCCAGAAGAAGCATCAAAGCTTACCCCTGAGATACCTTTGAGCGCTCCAGAAGAAGCATCAAAGCTTACCCCTGAGATACCTTTGAGCGCTCCAGAAGAAGCATCAAAGCTTACCCCTGAGCTCCCCGTAGAAGCACTGGAGGAAGTGTCTAAGATTGTATCTAAGCCTGTGCACAAAAATGAAGAGAGGATATTGCCGAAAGAATTGGCTCCAACGGTACAAAAGGCACCAGCAGAGCAGGTTGTTCAGCAAGCGCCTAAAATTGCACTTCCAGAAAAACCCCTTCTTCCGCATTTTAAACCAAAATTTAATAAAGAACTTCCAATGAAGAATGGGGCTGCCTTGAATCAAAAGACGTCAAAGCTTAACAAGAAAAATAAAGAGGAAAAGACCATTGAAGATATTTTAGCTCTGGAAGAAAATAATTTGCTCAATCGTGCGCGCTCACAAGGAGGAGGAGCAAAACGTTCTCATACACCAGAAGCTTTGGGGGCAAGAAAAAATATTCATGATACCACAAAAATGGCACAAACATTGGTCAATATCGCGGGGGGATGTATTCAACAGAAGCTTAAACTTGTGGCACTTGGTGGCGATTTAAAAAATCGTCCCATCGTGCGGTTGCGCTTTTATTTAGACCGTGAAGGGATGGTGGTGGGTGAGCCTATCATTGATCCTATAAGCGGTCTTAAGAGTCAACAGGCGATTATGATAAGGCAGGTGTATGCGGCTGTCTTTTCATGCCAACCTTATGTAGATCTCCCCCGTGATCAATATGATCTGTGGGGACAAGGTTTTGACTTTAATGTTGACCCCCTCCAAGAAATAAGATGA
- the ruvA gene encoding Holliday junction branch migration protein RuvA, translating to MIGKLKGTLEHIFEDYIVLDVHGVGYVVFISNRLRPSLPSVGEALSLFIETHVREEAIRLFGFATRAEQEWFCMLQNVPGVGAKVALAILGTLSPDELAQAIALNDGAMISRAPGVGKKVSERIVGELKSKTLPFEQAVKTVSVPQHEVTNQPAQDALSALMKLGFEREQAARALALSMNSLEGETISSALLIRHSLKLLSSPT from the coding sequence ATGATTGGCAAATTAAAGGGGACGCTTGAACATATCTTTGAGGATTATATCGTTCTTGATGTTCATGGTGTGGGCTATGTTGTTTTTATCTCAAATCGGTTGCGTCCTTCCTTGCCCTCTGTTGGGGAGGCATTAAGTCTCTTTATTGAAACGCATGTTCGGGAAGAGGCAATCCGCCTTTTTGGTTTTGCAACAAGGGCTGAACAGGAGTGGTTTTGTATGCTCCAAAATGTTCCAGGCGTAGGGGCTAAGGTTGCTCTAGCAATCTTGGGCACTTTATCACCAGATGAACTTGCACAAGCTATTGCTTTAAACGATGGGGCGATGATTAGTCGAGCACCAGGCGTTGGTAAAAAAGTCAGCGAAAGAATTGTGGGTGAGTTGAAAAGTAAAACACTCCCCTTTGAACAAGCGGTTAAGACGGTTTCGGTTCCGCAGCATGAGGTGACTAATCAACCTGCGCAGGATGCGCTTTCCGCTTTGATGAAGCTAGGCTTTGAACGTGAGCAAGCAGCCCGCGCTCTTGCTCTTTCCATGAACAGCCTTGAAGGAGAAACTATTTCTTCTGCCCTCTTGATCCGCCATAGTCTTAAATTGCTCTCTTCTCCTACTTGA
- the ybgC gene encoding tol-pal system-associated acyl-CoA thioesterase — MTEITPFKSNHKNAFHNFQVRVYVADTDFSGVVYHARYLEFFERGRSEFLRDTGFNNKMLAAGGEGEKLFFVVRHMEISFLRPAQIDHLLVVKTRVNHIQGARFFMEQLIVHEATTLVTAKVEIALINEEAKPRRLPKELFAKLLG; from the coding sequence ATGACAGAAATAACGCCTTTCAAGAGCAATCATAAAAATGCTTTTCATAACTTTCAGGTGCGCGTTTATGTGGCTGATACAGATTTTTCCGGTGTGGTTTATCATGCGCGTTATCTGGAATTTTTTGAACGGGGACGTTCAGAGTTTTTACGGGATACCGGTTTTAATAATAAAATGTTAGCTGCAGGGGGGGAAGGGGAAAAACTGTTTTTTGTTGTGCGTCATATGGAAATTAGTTTTTTACGACCAGCCCAAATTGATCATCTTTTAGTCGTTAAAACACGTGTTAATCATATCCAAGGAGCACGCTTTTTTATGGAGCAGTTGATTGTGCATGAGGCGACTACGTTGGTAACAGCAAAAGTTGAAATTGCTCTGATTAATGAAGAGGCAAAACCGCGACGTTTACCCAAAGAGCTGTTTGCAAAACTGCTTGGTTAA
- the tolR gene encoding protein TolR gives MGISVASSSRKNTRRRHHSRSQLMSEINVTPFVDVMLVLLIIFMVSAPLLVNGVPLDLPRSQAGPVRAQKTPLTVSLDAQGRFAIHQDYYDSSQALIAQLKTLLEADPTQKDQRIFVRVAKTVEYQQVLQLLADIQKAGFSQVALASLAQ, from the coding sequence ATGGGAATTTCTGTTGCTTCTTCTTCTCGAAAAAATACACGAAGGCGGCATCATTCACGAAGCCAATTGATGAGTGAGATTAATGTTACCCCTTTTGTGGATGTGATGTTGGTGTTGCTTATTATTTTTATGGTCTCTGCTCCCCTTTTGGTGAACGGTGTTCCCTTAGATTTGCCACGCAGTCAAGCGGGCCCCGTCCGCGCGCAAAAAACACCCCTTACAGTTTCACTGGATGCGCAAGGCCGCTTTGCCATTCATCAAGATTATTATGACAGTTCACAAGCGTTGATTGCACAGCTTAAAACTCTTCTGGAAGCGGACCCTACACAAAAAGATCAACGGATTTTTGTGCGGGTTGCTAAAACTGTTGAATATCAACAAGTCTTACAATTGCTCGCAGATATTCAAAAGGCAGGGTTTTCTCAAGTTGCGCTAGCAAGTCTAGCACAATAA
- a CDS encoding helix-turn-helix domain-containing protein, with the protein MQTKNSHFNDISIGKRIRHRRISMKLSQKELGSHLGVSFQQIQKYEKGLNRVSAGRLLEIAKLLKVPMSFFYADISKEDIPENLSHDDQEIYSEKEHTLLKTFRELHPKKQKAIWWLISH; encoded by the coding sequence ATGCAAACCAAAAATTCACATTTTAATGATATTTCTATTGGCAAAAGAATTCGTCATAGAAGAATATCGATGAAGCTTTCTCAAAAAGAATTAGGAAGCCATTTAGGTGTCAGTTTCCAACAAATCCAAAAATACGAAAAAGGGTTAAACCGTGTAAGCGCAGGACGTTTGCTAGAAATTGCCAAGCTACTGAAGGTTCCAATGAGCTTTTTTTATGCAGATATTTCAAAAGAAGACATTCCAGAAAATCTCTCACACGATGATCAAGAAATCTATAGCGAAAAAGAACACACCCTTTTGAAAACTTTTAGAGAACTCCACCCTAAAAAACAAAAGGCAATTTGGTGGTTAATTTCCCATTAG
- the ruvC gene encoding crossover junction endodeoxyribonuclease RuvC, giving the protein MAETIRIIGIDPGLRYTGWGVIDLAGNRLQFVAAGTVSSDVKCDLASRLCQIHKGLSEVVHQFMPHEAAVEHVFVNKDATATLKLGQARAIALLVPAQAKCPVFEYAPNKVKKSVIGVGHGAKEQIHMMVKVLLPRAEFDSNDAADALALALCHSMHRKRIDQSYQARMAI; this is encoded by the coding sequence ATGGCAGAGACGATTCGTATTATAGGCATTGATCCCGGACTACGGTATACTGGGTGGGGCGTTATCGATCTTGCGGGTAATCGTCTTCAGTTTGTTGCTGCAGGGACAGTTTCTTCCGATGTAAAGTGTGATCTAGCTTCCAGACTCTGTCAGATCCATAAAGGTCTTTCAGAGGTTGTGCATCAATTTATGCCCCATGAAGCTGCGGTGGAACATGTGTTTGTTAACAAAGATGCGACAGCAACGCTAAAACTTGGGCAAGCACGTGCGATTGCGCTGTTGGTTCCTGCACAGGCAAAGTGTCCTGTTTTTGAATATGCACCCAATAAGGTGAAAAAATCGGTTATTGGTGTTGGACATGGGGCGAAAGAACAAATTCATATGATGGTAAAAGTTCTTCTCCCACGGGCTGAATTTGATAGCAATGATGCGGCGGATGCCCTTGCTCTTGCTCTTTGTCATAGTATGCATCGTAAGAGGATTGATCAATCTTATCAGGCAAGGATGGCGATATGA
- the tolB gene encoding Tol-Pal system beta propeller repeat protein TolB has product MMTITRHKVFTWFIVTCSLWLSSLSSGYAQLKGTISSADFNPIPIAITDFISNDSIGLKISAVVTADLERSGLFLPIDKEHFFEKISNPNKQPHFVSWQKIKAQGLVTGQVMREIDGRLRVDFRLWDVFGQRQLKGRRFYTATERWRRVAHMIADEIYSEMTGESGYFDTRIVFIDETGPQNARIKRLAMMDQDGANLIYMSDGSELVLTPRFSPKRQEITYMAYEDHQIPHVYLQQIEMGQRELIGTFNNMTIAPRFSSDGQKVIMSLLQNDGSANLYTMDLRTRTMTRLTTTSAIDTSASYSPDGTQIVFSSDRSGKPQIYKMNADGSDIQRISLNEGSYSTPIWSPRGDYIAFTKQLSGQFSIGVMRPDGQGERILTTGFHNEGPTWAPNGRVLMFFRKNPGMGPKIYTIDITGRNERQLPTPNDASDPAWSPLLNIQ; this is encoded by the coding sequence ATGATGACTATAACAAGACATAAAGTTTTTACTTGGTTTATTGTCACTTGCAGTTTGTGGCTTTCAAGTCTCTCGTCGGGTTATGCGCAATTGAAAGGAACAATTTCCAGTGCTGATTTTAATCCCATTCCTATTGCAATTACAGATTTTATTTCCAATGATTCGATTGGATTGAAAATATCAGCTGTGGTGACGGCCGATCTTGAACGATCGGGGCTTTTTTTACCGATTGATAAGGAACATTTTTTTGAAAAAATTTCTAATCCGAATAAACAACCGCATTTTGTTTCGTGGCAGAAAATAAAAGCGCAAGGTTTAGTGACGGGGCAAGTCATGAGAGAAATCGACGGACGGTTGAGGGTTGATTTTCGTCTATGGGATGTTTTTGGACAGCGACAATTAAAAGGACGGCGTTTTTATACCGCGACAGAACGTTGGCGGCGTGTGGCCCATATGATCGCTGATGAGATCTACAGTGAAATGACAGGAGAAAGTGGCTATTTTGATACAAGAATTGTTTTTATCGATGAAACAGGTCCCCAAAATGCACGCATTAAACGTTTAGCTATGATGGATCAAGATGGCGCAAATTTGATTTATATGTCTGATGGAAGTGAATTGGTGCTTACACCGCGGTTTTCACCAAAAAGGCAAGAAATCACCTATATGGCTTATGAGGATCATCAAATCCCTCATGTTTATCTACAACAAATTGAAATGGGGCAAAGGGAGTTGATTGGAACGTTTAACAATATGACAATTGCTCCGCGTTTTTCTTCTGATGGACAAAAAGTTATCATGAGTTTATTGCAAAATGATGGTAGTGCAAATCTTTACACCATGGATTTGCGGACCCGTACAATGACGCGGTTGACAACAACTTCCGCCATTGATACCTCCGCTTCTTATTCACCTGATGGAACACAAATTGTCTTTTCCTCAGACCGTAGCGGAAAGCCACAAATTTATAAAATGAATGCCGATGGTAGTGATATTCAGCGTATTTCTTTAAACGAGGGGAGTTATTCAACACCCATTTGGTCGCCAAGGGGGGATTATATCGCCTTTACAAAACAATTAAGTGGACAATTTTCTATCGGTGTTATGCGCCCTGATGGACAAGGAGAACGAATTTTAACCACGGGGTTTCATAATGAAGGACCGACTTGGGCCCCCAATGGTCGTGTGCTGATGTTCTTTCGTAAAAACCCCGGTATGGGACCAAAAATCTATACCATTGACATTACGGGACGCAATGAACGCCAACTCCCCACACCCAATGATGCTTCCGATCCAGCATGGTCGCCATTGCTCAATATACAATAA
- a CDS encoding YebC/PmpR family DNA-binding transcriptional regulator: MAGHSQFKNIMHRKGRQDAMRSKIFSKLAREITVAAKQGAPDPAMNPRLRLAVQNAKAQSMPKDNIERAIKKASGTDVENYDEVRYEGYGPGGVAVIVEALTDNRNRTASNVRAAFTKSGGALGETGSVSFMFNRIGEIIYKPEAGTADNIMDAAIEAGAEDVQSEETGHHITCAFEDIGEVSKTLEAKLGEAESIKTIWKATTLAPIDEEKALSVLRLISTLEEDDDVQNVYANFDVSDEILAKLSV; encoded by the coding sequence ATGGCAGGCCATTCACAATTTAAAAATATTATGCACCGTAAAGGGCGTCAAGATGCAATGCGCTCGAAAATATTTTCTAAGCTTGCACGCGAAATTACCGTTGCAGCAAAACAAGGTGCTCCTGATCCAGCCATGAATCCACGTTTAAGGCTGGCTGTTCAAAATGCCAAAGCACAGTCAATGCCAAAAGATAATATTGAACGCGCGATTAAAAAAGCGTCAGGAACCGATGTCGAAAATTATGATGAAGTACGCTATGAAGGTTATGGTCCAGGTGGTGTTGCCGTCATTGTTGAAGCTTTAACCGATAACCGTAACCGCACCGCTTCAAACGTGCGCGCCGCCTTCACAAAATCAGGCGGAGCTCTAGGGGAAACAGGGTCGGTCAGTTTCATGTTTAATCGGATTGGGGAAATAATTTATAAGCCAGAAGCAGGAACAGCAGACAACATCATGGATGCAGCCATTGAAGCTGGTGCCGAAGATGTACAATCTGAAGAAACCGGACATCATATTACCTGCGCATTTGAAGATATTGGTGAAGTTTCAAAAACACTGGAAGCAAAACTTGGTGAAGCAGAATCAATCAAAACAATTTGGAAAGCCACCACCCTTGCGCCAATAGATGAAGAAAAAGCTTTATCCGTTTTACGACTGATTTCAACATTAGAAGAAGATGATGATGTGCAAAATGTTTATGCTAATTTTGATGTCAGCGATGAGATTTTGGCAAAACTGTCCGTATAA